One segment of Ricinus communis isolate WT05 ecotype wild-type chromosome 8, ASM1957865v1, whole genome shotgun sequence DNA contains the following:
- the LOC8271894 gene encoding LOW QUALITY PROTEIN: subtilisin-like serine-protease S (The sequence of the model RefSeq protein was modified relative to this genomic sequence to represent the inferred CDS: substituted 1 base at 1 genomic stop codon), translated as MSQHYIVYMGEHSHPTSESVIKANHRILSSVTGSLEDARDVAFHHYTKSFRGFSAMLTQDQAQRLAESGSVVSVFESRINKLHTTHSWEFLGVNSLYANKLPTASSSSSSDVIVGVIDTGVWPESESFGDTGLGPVPMKFKGACVAGENFTSANCNRKIIGARFYYKGFEAEIGPLENVDGTFFRSARDSDGHGSHTASTIGGNMVTNASLYGMARGTARGGAPNARLAIXKACWFNLCSDADVLSAMDDAINDGVDILSLSLGPDPPQPVYFGNAISVGAFHAFRKGVFVSCSAGNSFFPGTATNVAPWILTVAASSLDREFNSNVVYLGNSKVLKGFSLNPLKMETSYALIAGSDAAAAGVPAKNASFCKNNTLDPAKIKGKIVVCTIEVVRDSRGEKALTIQQGGGVGMILIDPSAKEVGFQFVIPGTLIGQEEAQQLLAYMKTEKYPIARIAPTITILNTKPAPKMAVFSSQGPNIISPDIIKPDITAPGLNILAAWSPVATGGTGGRAANYNIISGTSMSCPHVAAVAAILKSYKNSWSPAAIMSAIMTTATVIDNTGKVIGRYPNGTQSSPFDYGSGHLNPIAAVNPGLVYDFNSYDVTNFLCSTGESPAQLKNLTGQSTYCQKPNMQPYDFNYPSIGVSKMHGSVSVRRTVTYYSKGPTAYTAKIDYPSGVKVTVTPATLKFTRTGEKISFRIDFVPFKTSNGNFVFGALTWSNGIHEVRSPIVLNVLSL; from the exons ATGTCGCAGCATTACATTGTTTACATGGGAGAACACTCTCACCCCACTTCAGAATCTGTCATCAAAGCTAACCATAGGATACTTTCTTCAGTTACTGGAAG TCTTGAAGATGCACGAGATGTAGCATTTCACCATTATACTAAAAGCTTTAGAGGCTTCTCCGCTATGCTTACACAAGATCAAGCTCAGAGACTTGCAG AGAGTGGATCAGTTGTTTCTGTGTTTGAGAGTAGAATAAATAAGCTCCACACTACACATTCATGGGAATTTCTTGGAGTGAACTCTCTTTATGCTAATAAACTTCCTACGGCCTCATCATCGTCATCATCGGACGTTATTGTTGGTGTCATTGACACTG GAGTTTGGCCTGAGTCGGAGAGTTTTGGTGATACAGGCTTAGGCCCTGTGCCCATGAAATTCAAGGGAGCATGTGTTGCTGGTGAAAATTTTACATCAGCTAACTGCAACAg AAAAATCATTGGAGCACGGTTCTACTACAAAGGATTTGAGGCAGAAATTGGGCCTCTTGAAAATGTTGATGGAACTTTCTTTCGATCAGCTCGAGACAGCGATGGTCATGGATCTCATACTGCCTCAACTATAGGTGGAAATATGGTGACTAATGCTAGTCTATATGGGATGGCAAGAGGAACTGCAAGGGGTGGTGCACCAAATGCAAGACTTGCCATTTAAAAGGCTTGTTGGTTTAACCTGTGTAGTGATGCTGATGTTCTTTCTGCCATGGATGATGCAATTAATGATGGAGTAGatattctctctctttccctTGGCCCTGATCCTCCCCAGCCTGTTTACTTTGGAAATGCTATTTCTGTTGGTGCTTTCCATGCTTTCAGGAAAGGAGTATTTGTTTCTTGCTCTGCAGGAAACTCATTTTTTCCAGGAACTGCAACCAATGTTGCTCCTTGGATTCTCACTGTTGCTGCTAGCTCTCTGGATAGAGAATTCAACTCCAATGTAGTATATCTTGGAAATTCAAAAGTTCTcaag GGTTTCTCTTTGAACCCTCTGAAAATGGAAACTTCATATGCTTTAATAGCTGGAAGTGATGCAGCAGCAGCCGGAGTTCCTGCAAAGAATGCAAG CTTTTGCAAGAACAACACCCTCGACCCTGCCAAGATTAAGGGGAAGATTGTGGTGTGCACAATTGAGGTGGTAAGAGATAGCCGTGGAGAAAAGGCCTTAACCATACAACAAGGAGGTGGTGTTGGAATGATACTGATTGATCCATCGGCCAAAGAAGTTGGCTTTCAGTTTGTAATTCCAGGCACTCTAATTGGTCAAGAAGAAGCACAACAGCTTCTAGCATACATGAAGACAGAAAA GTATCCAATTGCGAGGATAGCTCCAACAATAACAATCCTGAACACTAAGCCTGCACCAAAAATGGCTGTGTTTTCTTCTCAGGGACCAAATATAATATCTCCAGATATTATTAAA CCCGATATTACAGCACCAGGTCTGAATATTTTGGCAGCATGGTCTCCAGTAGCAACTGGTGGCACAGGTGGAAGAGCAGCCAACTATAACATAATCTCTGGCACCTCAATGTCTTGCCCACATGTTGCAGCAGTTGCCGCAATCTTAAAATCTTACAAAAATTCTTGGAGTCCAGCAGCAATAATGTCTGCAATTATGACAACAG CCACAGTGATAGATAACACTGGAAAAGTGATTGGAAGATATCCGAATGGCACACAGAGTTCACCTTTTGACTACGGATCAGGACACCTAAACCCAATAGCAGCAGTGAATCCTGGACTAGTTTACGACTTCAATTCCTATGATGTTACTAATTTTCTGTGCAGTACAGGTGAAAGCCCTGCACAATTGAAAAACCTGACAGGACAATCTACCTATTGTCAAAAGCCTAACATGCAACCTTATGATTTTAACTATCCTTCCATCGGTGTGTCCAAGATGCATGGAAGTGTGTCTGTTCGTAGGACAGTTACTTATTATAGTAAAGGACCAACTGCTTACACTGCTAAGATAGATTATCCAAGCGGTGTTAAAGTTACAGTTACACCTGCCACACTCAAGTTTACAAGGACAGGAGAGAAAATATCTTTCAGGATTGATTTTGTACCTTTTAAAACCAGTAATGGAAATTTTGTATTTGGGGCATTAACATGGAGCAATGGCATCCATGAGGTTAGAAGTCCTATTGTACTTAATGTTCTTTCTCTATAG
- the LOC8271893 gene encoding pentatricopeptide repeat-containing protein At2g27610 has protein sequence MLLFITQLYKLKKGEMTRTNLTFKTFTKPQPIQFLKTTRTQFLQSHATAVNLGKPLQEPKCSIAQNVFDRSPKQDVVQCNHLLFEYSRNNSHHEVVNLFVAIHRSDLLTDGSTLSCVLKACACLSCKKFGIQVHDYCVKSGFLEDISVGTSLVDMYMKSEYVEEGKRVFDEMEERNVVSWTSLLVGYAHNGLNMEALECFFEMQAGAIKPNPFTFATVLGALADSKAIADKGVQIHTMVVKNGFEATIFVCNSLINMYSKSGMVKNAKAVFDNMVTRDAISWNSMVAGYVANGLYLEAIEMFYHLRLAGVKLTNFIFSSVIKSCANIKELGFARQLHGQVLKGGFEYDHNIRTALMVAYNKGREIDDAFKIFSMMYGIRNVVSWTAIISGHLQNGLAEQAVNLFCEMSREGVRPNDYTFSTILAAQPVVSPFEVHAQVIKSDYEKSPSVGTALLDAYVKLGNLNEASKVFERIDDKDIVAWSAMVAGYAQTGDTEGAVKILIQMAKKGVEPNEYTFSSVINACTAPTAAVEQGKQFHAWSIKSRFNDALCVSSALVTMYAKRGEIESANEVFRRQGVRDLVSWNSMVSGYAQHGHARKALEVFKEMQDQNLELDGVTFIGVISACTHAGLVDEGQKYFDIMVEDHHIEPTMEHYSCMVDLYSRAGILGKAVDVINEMPFPAGATVWRTLLAASHVYRNIELGKLAAENLISLQPQDSAAYVLLSNIYAAAGNWQERAQVRKLMDERKVKKEAGYSWIEVKKKTYSFLAGDISHPMSDEIYSKLEELSSRLKDVGYHPDTNYVLQDVDEEHKETILSQHSERLAIAFGLIATPAGTPLQIMKNLRVCGDCHTVIKLISNIEERYIVVRDSNRFHHFKGGLCSCGDYW, from the coding sequence ATGCTGCTATTCATTACTCAACTTTATAAACTAAAGAAAGGTGAGATGACTCGAACAAACCTCACTTTCAAAACCTTTACAAAACCCCAACCAATACAATTCTTGAAAACTACCAGAACCCAGTTTTTACAATCCCATGCTACTGCCGTAAACCTGGGTAAACCTTTACAGGAACCTAAATGCTCAATTGCGCAGAATGTATTTGATAGAAGTCCGAAACAAGACGTTGTACAGTGTAATCACTTGCTTTTTGAGTATTCTCGCAATAATTCTCACCATGAAGTTGTTAATCTCTTCGTGGCTATTCATCGTTCTGATCTTTTAACTGATGGGTCTACCCTTTCTTGTGTTCTGAAAGCTTGTGCTTGCTTGTCATGCAAAAAGTTTGGGATTCAGGTGCATGATTATTGTGTAAAATCTGGTTTTTTGGAGGATATTAGTGTTGGCACATCTCTCGTTGACATGTATATGAAGAGTGAGTATGTTGAAGAAGGGAAGAGAGTTTTTGATGAAATGGAAGAGAGGAATGTTGTGTCATGGACCTCATTGCTTGTCGGTTATGCACATAACGGATTGAATATGGAGGCATTGGAATGCTTCTTTGAAATGCAAGCAGGAGCCATTAAGCCTAATCCATTTACATTTGCAACTGTTCTTGGAGCTTTGGCAGATAGTAAAGCTATCGCTGACAAAGGAGTTCAAATTCACACTATGGTAGTCAAAAACGGGTTTGAAGCAACTATCTTTGTTTGCAATTCTTTGATTAATATGTACTCGAAATCAGGCATGGTTAAAAATGCTAAAGCTGTTTTTGATAATATGGTGACAAGGGATGCTATCAGTTGGAACAGTATGGTTGCTGGCTATGTGGCAAATGGACTTTATTTGGAAGCTATTGAGATGTTTTACCATCTGAGACTTGCCGGTGTAAAGCTCAccaatttcattttttcctCTGTTATCAAGTCATGTGCTAATATCAAGGAATTGGGTTTTGCTAGGCAGCTCCATGGTCAGGTCCTGAAGGGTGGATTTGAATATGATCACAATATTAGAACAGCATTGATGGTAGCCTATAATAAGGGCAGAGAAATAGATGATGcttttaagatattttctATGATGTATGGAATTCGAAATGTGGTGTCATGGACGGCCATTATTAGTGGGCATTTGCAGAATGGTTTGGCAGAGCAAgctgttaatttattttgtgagATGAGCAGGGAAGGTGTTAGACCAAATGATTATACTTTTTCTACTATCCTTGCGGCTCAACCAGTTGTTTCGCCTTTTGAAGTACATGCACAAGTCATCAAAAGTGATTATGAGAAATCACCTTCAGTTGGAACTGCACTTTTGGATGCTTATGTCAAGCTAGGAAATCTCAATGAAGCTTCAAAAGTGTTTGAAAGAATAGATGACAAGGACATTGTGGCTTGGTCAGCAATGGTTGCTGGATATGCTCAAACTGGGGATACTGAGGGAGCTGTTAAGATACTTATCCAAATGGCAAAGAAAGGGGTTGAACCTAACGAGTATACCTTCTCTAGTGTCATAAATGCTTGTACTGCCCCTACAGCGGCAGTAGAACAAGGAAAACAGTTTCATGCTTGGTCAATCAAGTCTAGATTTAATGATGCTTTATGTGTCAGCAGTGCTCTTGTCACCATGTATGCAAAGAGAGGAGAGATAGAGAGTGCAAATGAAGTTTTCAGGAGACAAGGGGTGAGAGATTTAGTTTCCTGGAATTCAATGGTCTCTGGATATGCACAGCATGGCCATGCAAGGAAGGCTCTTGAGGTATTCAAGGAGATGCAAGACCAAAACCTGGAATTGGATGGTGTAACATTCATTGGTGTCATTTCTGCTTGCACACATGCTGGGCTAGTAGATGAAGGTCAAAAATATTTCGATATCATGGTGGAAGATCACCACATTGAGCCGACAATGGAGCACTATTCTTGCATGGTTGATTTATATAGCCGAGCTGGAATTCTTGGAAAAGCCGTGGATGTCATAAATGAGATGCCATTTCCTGCAGGTGCCACTGTATGGCGAACTCTCTTGGCTGCTTCTCATGTTTACCGCAATATAGAGCTGGGAAAGCTTGCAGCAGAAAATCTCATATCACTCCAGCCACAGGACTCAGCTGCTTATGTTCTGCTATCCAATATATACGCTGCAGCTGGAAATTGGCAAGAAAGAGCTCAAGTAAGGAAATTGATGGATGAGagaaaagtgaaaaaagaagCTGGGTATAGCTGGATTGAGGTGAAAAAAAAGACCTATTCATTTTTGGCTGGCGATATATCTCATCCCATGTCAGATGAAATTTATTCAAAACTTGAAGAACTAAGCAGCCGACTGAAGGATGTTGGATATCATCCTGATACTAATTATGTACTTCAGGACGTTGATGAAGAACACAAGGAAACTATTCTTTCTCAACACAGTGAGAGGCTGGCTATTGCTTTTGGATTGATTGCTACACCTGCAGGTACTCCTCTCCAGATTATGAAGAACCTAAGAGTCTGTGGAGACTGCCACactgttattaaattaatatcaaacatTGAAGAGAGGTATATTGTAGTCAGAGATTCAAACCGCTTTCATCACTTCAAGGGAGGTTTATGCTCTTGTGGGGATTATTGGTGA
- the LOC8271895 gene encoding protein SUPPRESSOR OF K(+) TRANSPORT GROWTH DEFECT 1, which produces MYSNFKEQAIEYVRQAVQEDNAGNYAKAFPLYMNALEYFKTHLKYEKNPKIREAITQKFTEYLRRAEEIRAVLDEGGPGPASNGDAAVATRPKTKPKDGEDGEDPEQTKLRAGLNSAIIREKPNVNWNDVAGLESAKQALQEAVILPVKFPQFFTGKRRPWRAFLLYGPPGTGKSYLAKAVATEADSTFFSISSSDLVSKWMGESEKLVSNLFQMARESQPSIIFIDEIDSLCGQRGEGNESEASRRIKTELLVQMQGVGNNDQKVLVLAATNTPYALDQAIRRRFDKRIYIPLPDLKARQHMFKVHLGDTPHNLTESDFESLARRTEGFSGSDISVCVKDVLFEPVRKTQDAMFFIKTPNDMWVPCGPKQPGAVQISMQELAAQGLAAKILPPPITKTDFDKVLARQRPTVSKSDLEVHERFTKEFGEEG; this is translated from the exons ATGTATAGCAATTTCAAAGAGCAAGCCATCGAGTATGTTCGGCAAGCAGTACAAGAGGACAACGCTGGTAATTATGCAAAAGCATTTCCTTTATATATGAACGCACTTGAATACTTCAAAACTCATttgaaatatgaaaagaacCCTAAGATTCGCGAAGCTATAACCCAAAAATTTACTGAGTATCTTCGGCGAGCGGAGGAGATCCGTGCAGTTCTGGATGAAGGTGGGCCTGGGCCTGCTTCGAATGGAGATGCGGCTGTTGCTACACGGCCTAAGACTAAACCTAAAGATGGAGAAGATGGGGAGGATCCCGAGCAAACGAAATTGAGAGCTGGATTAAATTCTGCGATTATTAGAGAGAAGCCTAATGTTAATTGGAATGATGTGGCGGGGCTTGAAAGTGCTAAACAGGCTTTGCAGGAAGCTGTGATTTTGCCTGTTAAGTTTCCTCAGTTTTTTACAG GGAAGAGACGACCATGGAGGGCTTTTCTTTTGTATGGGCCACCTGGAACTGGGAAATCTTACTTAGCCAAGGCAGTTGCAACTGAAGCAGACTCTACATTTTTCAG tATTTCTTCATCAGATCTGGTTTCAAAGTGGATGGGGGAGAGTGAAAAGCTTGTTTCAAATCTTTTCCAAATGGCACGTGAAAGTCAgccttcaattatttttatcgaTGAAATAGATTCCTTGTGTGGCCAACGCGGAGAAGGTAATGAGAGTGAAGCTTCAAGACGTATCAAGACAGAACTTCTTGTTCAGATGCAG GGTGTAGGGAACAATGACCAGAAAGTTCTTGTTCTTGCAGCAACAAACACTCCATATGCTCTAGATCAG GCCATCAGGCGACGTTTTGACAAGCGTATATATATTCCCCTCCCAGATTTGAAGGCTCGGCAGCATATGTTCAAA GTGCATCTTGGAGACACCCCTCATAACTTGACTGAAAGTGATTTTGAAAGCTTAGCTCGCAGGACTGAAGGCTTTTCGGGTTCAGATATTTCAGTTTGT GTGAAGGATGTCCTCTTTGAGCCGGTTCGTAAAACCCAGGATGCCATGTTTTTTATCAAGACTCCAAATGATATGTGGGTACCTTGTGGACCAAAGCAACCAGGCGCTGTCCAAATTTCCATGCAGGAGCTAGCAGCACAAGGGCTTGCCGCCAAG ATCCTTCCGCCCCCCATCACAAAAACAGATTTTGATAAGGTCCTTGCACGACAGAGGCCAACTGTCAGCAAATCTGATCTCGAGGTTCATGAGAGATTCACAAAGGAGTTTGGAGAGGAAGGTTAA